From one Xiphias gladius isolate SHS-SW01 ecotype Sanya breed wild chromosome 12, ASM1685928v1, whole genome shotgun sequence genomic stretch:
- the mfap3l gene encoding microfibrillar-associated protein 3-like, with product MHWTGGYVFVVLVSLIPPHTTGALSMETDGNHTKTSNVTDGGFVPVAITKVSQIIAREGSCALIDCNVTGDPFPRVQWFNSHGDRLDTEMSGGKWWLLDSGVLNITGIEFADRGKYTCMASNVHGSSNCTVTLRVVFTNGDMGVYYMVVCLVTFTIIMALNVTRLCMMSSHLKKTEKAINEFFRTEGAEKLQKAFEIAKRIPIITSAKTLELAKVTQFKTMEFARYIEELARSIPLPPLIMNCRTFMEEILEVVGVEEMRHTFVKQAPEGRREAAGRVASIGARDVFTILQERERERGRERERSESPAADSDNSSVQEQPQQIAIQVSVHPPLADGGCCSIEAPPQPEATPSSPPPASPPPLASLHHEAPQPEEEAEAEEEEEAEEEEEEEEEGQSSEQAAPEPTENQTPPCQVFYESHV from the exons ATGCACTGGACCGGTGGATACGTTTTTGTGGTCCTGGTATCCCTTATCCCACCTCACACCACTGGGGCCTTATCGATGGAGACGGATGGAAACCACACGAAAACGAGCAATGTGACAGACGGCGGATTTGTCCCAGTTGCTATCACAAAAGTGAGCCAGATAATTGCCCGGGAGGGGAGCTGCGCGCTGATTGATTGCAATGTCACTGGAGACCCGTTCCCCAGAGTTCAGTGGTTCAACTCCCATGGAGACCGTCTGGACACGGAGATGAGTG GTGGGAAATGGTGGTTGCTGGACAGTGGTGTCCTCAACATCACCGGCATCGAGTTTGCAGACCGTGGAAAGTACACCTGCATGGCGTCCAACGTGCACGGCAGCTCTAACTGCACGGTGACGCTGCGTGTGGTCTTTACTAACGGTGACATGGGTGTGTACTACATGGTGGTGTGTCTGGTCACCTTCACCATCATCATGGCCCTGAACGTCACACGACTCTGCATGATGAGCAGCCACCTGAAGAAGACCGAGAAAGCCATCAACGAATTCTTCCGCACCGAGGGCGCCGAGAAGCTGCAGAAGGCCTTCGAGATCGCTAAGAGGATCCCCATCATCACCTCAGCCAAGACGCTGGAGCTGGCCAAGGTGACGCAGTTCAAGACCATGGAGTTTGCGCGGTACATCGAGGAGCTTGCTCGCAGCATCCCGCTGCCGCCGCTCATCATGAACTGCCGCACCTTCATGGAGGAGATCCtggaggtggtgggggtggaggaGATGAGGCACACTTTTGTCAAACAAGCACCCGAGGGACGGCGTGAGGCAGCAGGCAGGGTCGCCTCAATCGGGGCAAGAGACGTCTTCACCATCctgcaggagagggagagagagcgagggcGGGAGAGGGAACGCAGCGAATCCCCCGCCGCCGACTCTGACAACTCCTCGGTTCAGGAGCAGCCACAGCAAATCGCCATCCAGGTGTCGGTCCACCCGCCGCTCGCCGACGGCGGTTGCTGCAGCATCGAAGCTCCGCCCCAGCCAGAGGCCACACCCTCCTCGCCGCCTCCCGCCTCCCCCCCACCGCTCGCTTCGCTTCACCATGAAGCTCCGCAGCctgaggaggaggcggaggcggaggaggaggaggaggcggaggaggaggaggaggaggaggaggagggacagagcTCCGAACAGGCTGCACCTGAACCGACGGAAAACCAGACCCCTCCCTGCCAAGTGTTTTATGAGAGCCATGTGTGA